In Nostoc piscinale CENA21, the genomic stretch AGTAATTCCTAAAGTCCCAGTTAATCCTGTCACTTCAATCACTGTATCCGTATTAGCATTAAACCCAGCTATATTATCATTGATAGCTACAAAAGTCCGGCTACCAAAAGTAAATCGAGCAGCAAAGTTAGAACCAAAATTAGACATAGTTAATCTAGCTTGAATTCCACTTATATCAAGACTTGTAACCGAGCCAGCATTTAAAAATCCAGCACGTGTACTTGCCACTAAAAAGAGATCATTACCTGTATTAGCATTAAAATCGGTAATTCTATCAAATTTATTGAGCAGAGAATCAGTTAACTGGCGGTAGTCAAATCTATCTACGCCTAAACCTCCAGATAAAGTATCAATCCCAGCACCACCAACTAGTCTGTCATTACCAGCACCACCACTGAGGATATTGTTACCAGAGTTGCCTGTAATAATGTTATTAGCTGCATTACCAGTACCATTAATGGCTGCTGTGCCTGTCAAAGTCAAATTTTCGATATTTGGTAAAGCCGCGAGACTAAAAGTGACACTAGAAGAAACTGTATCTACACCTGCTCCTGCATTTTCGATGATGGTGTCAGTCGTAGTATCAACAATATAAGTATCATTGCCTAAACCTCCAGATAAAGTATCAACCCCCGCACCACCAATCAGTCTGTCATTACCAGCACCACCATTAAGGATATTGTTACCAGAGTTGCCTGTAATAATGTTATTAGCTGCATTACCAGTACCATTAATGGCTGCTGTGCCTGTCAAAGTCAAATTTTCGATATTTGGTAAAGCAGCGAGACTAAAAGTGACACTAGAAGAAACCGTATCTACACCTGCTCCTGCATTTTCGGTAATGGTGTCAGTTGTAGTATCAACAATATAAGTATCATCCCCTAAACCTCCAGATAGGGTATCAATCCCAGCACCACCAATGAGTCTGTCATTACCAGCACCACCATTGATAATATTGTTATTTAACGTTCCATACAGAACATAATTTGTTGGATTTCCATAGCTAGACAGAATAAAGTCTGTCGTGTTAACTGCATAATTACCAAAGTCATTAAAATACCTAAAAATTGATGTATTAATTTCATCAAAAAGATAGGTTTTGTAATAACTGAGGTTAAATTGACTTGTCGTGAAATCTATTA encodes the following:
- a CDS encoding calcium-binding protein encodes the protein MISKGNFEQFLEALGALESGRPSGDPLQYSAQNSNTNAVGKYQFSEVLFVDLDYYNSDGNDYDGIFNGTWTGKNGVTSFESWKANPFAQETSIREAFFVNYGYINSGLSARGISNIETYLSNSANQGVKTVRYYRLNAARTDFERDVNGNRIIYTEQTTISLSGILGGAHLRGGIAAAEILAQLNQKSLIDFTTSQFNLSYYKTYLFDEINTSIFRYFNDFGNYAVNTTDFILSSYGNPTNYVLYGTLNNNIINGGAGNDRLIGGAGIDTLSGGLGDDTYIVDTTTDTITENAGAGVDTVSSSVTFSLAALPNIENLTLTGTAAINGTGNAANNIITGNSGNNILNGGAGNDRLIGGAGVDTLSGGLGNDTYIVDTTTDTIIENAGAGVDTVSSSVTFSLAALPNIENLTLTGTAAINGTGNAANNIITGNSGNNILSGGAGNDRLVGGAGIDTLSGGLGVDRFDYRQLTDSLLNKFDRITDFNANTGNDLFLVASTRAGFLNAGSVTSLDISGIQARLTMSNFGSNFAARFTFGSRTFVAINDNIAGFNANTDTVIEVTGLTGTLGITNFTTAV